One Methanolobus sp. WCC4 DNA segment encodes these proteins:
- a CDS encoding sulfide/dihydroorotate dehydrogenase-like FAD/NAD-binding protein, with translation MSYQIVEKKEIAPSVHLMKIKAPDVATAAKAGQFIILRIDETSERVPLTIADFDTSEGTVTIIFQEMGKTTKQLAKMSSSDELQDFVGPLGTPADVRELGTVILVGGGVGIAPVYPQVRAYREAGNKVISVIGARNESLLILEDEMREASDELHVATDDGSKGHHGFVTDVVKGILDSGEKVARVVVIGPPILMKVAAGMLEPYGVETLVSLNPIMIDGTGMCGGCRVSVGGETKFACVDGPEFDAHKVDFNLLMSRLALYRDEESKCIENHNNNHKCTCKGEN, from the coding sequence ATGTCATACCAGATCGTAGAAAAAAAAGAGATTGCACCATCAGTCCACCTGATGAAGATCAAAGCACCCGATGTAGCAACAGCCGCAAAGGCCGGTCAGTTCATCATATTACGCATTGACGAGACCAGTGAAAGGGTACCTCTGACAATTGCTGATTTTGACACATCAGAAGGTACCGTCACAATCATTTTCCAGGAAATGGGCAAGACTACAAAACAGCTTGCAAAGATGTCATCATCAGATGAGCTTCAGGACTTTGTGGGTCCACTTGGAACACCTGCAGACGTCAGGGAGCTCGGTACCGTCATCCTTGTAGGTGGTGGAGTAGGCATCGCCCCTGTTTATCCTCAGGTCAGGGCATACCGTGAGGCAGGTAACAAGGTCATTTCAGTTATCGGCGCAAGGAACGAGAGTCTCCTTATCCTCGAGGATGAGATGAGAGAAGCTTCAGATGAACTTCATGTTGCAACAGATGATGGCTCCAAAGGTCACCATGGTTTTGTCACTGATGTGGTGAAAGGTATCCTTGACAGTGGCGAGAAGGTCGCAAGGGTAGTTGTTATAGGTCCTCCTATTCTGATGAAGGTTGCAGCAGGTATGCTGGAGCCTTATGGTGTGGAAACACTTGTAAGTCTTAATCCTATAATGATCGATGGTACCGGTATGTGTGGTGGGTGCAGGGTGTCCGTAGGTGGGGAGACAAAGTTCGCCTGTGTGGATGGTCCTGAGTTCGATGCCCACAAAGTGGACTTCAATCTTTTGATGAGTCGTCTTGCTCTTTACAGGGACGAGGAATCAAAGTGTATTGAGAATCACAATAATAACCACAAATGTACCTGCAAGGGGGAGAACTGA